In Streptomyces sp. NBC_01439, the following are encoded in one genomic region:
- a CDS encoding DUF4291 domain-containing protein: MSDEHVPNRQIRAAHTDTTITVYQAYSPSLGVPAARDGRFPPAWKRERMTWIKPSFLWMMYRCGWGTKADQETVLAVEITREGFDRALRDACLSHYVPGVHGNQPTWKEALLGAPARVQWDPERDLRLNPLPYRSLQLGLSGPASRAYADEWTVGIRDVTGLAREIRGLLGAGDEAAARALLPAETPYPAGPLPHLGA; encoded by the coding sequence ATGTCCGACGAGCACGTACCGAACCGCCAGATCCGCGCGGCGCACACCGACACCACGATCACGGTGTACCAGGCCTACTCCCCCTCGCTCGGGGTGCCGGCCGCCCGTGACGGCCGCTTCCCGCCCGCCTGGAAGCGCGAGCGCATGACGTGGATCAAGCCGTCGTTCCTGTGGATGATGTACCGCTGCGGTTGGGGGACCAAGGCCGACCAGGAGACGGTGCTGGCCGTCGAAATCACCCGCGAGGGCTTCGACCGGGCGCTGCGCGACGCCTGCCTGTCCCACTACGTGCCGGGTGTGCACGGGAACCAGCCGACCTGGAAGGAAGCGCTGCTCGGTGCGCCGGCCCGGGTCCAGTGGGACCCGGAGCGGGACCTGCGGCTGAATCCGCTGCCGTACCGCTCGCTCCAGTTGGGGCTGTCCGGTCCGGCGTCGCGGGCGTACGCCGACGAGTGGACGGTCGGCATCCGCGATGTGACCGGGCTGGCCCGGGAGATCCGCGGCCTGCTCGGGGCCGGGGACGAGGCGGCGGCGCGCGCCCTGCTGCCGGCGGAGACCCCCTACCCCGCGGGGCCGCTGCCGCACCTGGGGGCGTAG